A stretch of Oncorhynchus mykiss isolate Arlee chromosome 26, USDA_OmykA_1.1, whole genome shotgun sequence DNA encodes these proteins:
- the uraha gene encoding 5-hydroxyisourate hydrolase isoform X1, which yields MTSKSARMSTSRLQHIKDHLLDEYTCAEMAAPYSPLTTHVLNTGMGVPGAHMALSLHRMDPSTSLWNLLTTGTTNDDGRCPGLITRETFTPAVYKMRFETGQYWGSLGETSFYPYVEIVFTITDHSQKFHVPLLCSRFSYTTYRGS from the exons ATGACTTCGAAATCAGCGCGCATGAGTACCAGCCGATTACAGCACATAAAGGATCATCTTTTGGACGAATACACG TGTGCAGAGATGGCAGCTCCATACAGCCCCCTGACCACTCACGTCCTGAACACCGGGATGGGCGTCCCTGGAGCCCACATGGCCCTCAGCCTGCATCGCATGGATCCCTCCACTTCACTCTGGAACCTTCTCACCACAGG GACTACTAATGATGATGGGCGCTGCCCAGGGCTCATCACCAGAGAAACTTTCACTCCAGCAGTGTACAAGATGCGCTTTGAGACGGGCCAATACTGGGGGAGTCTAGGAGAGACCTCTTTCTATCCATACGTCGAG ATAGTCTTCACCATAACGGACCACAGTCAGAAGTTCCATGTTCCTCTGCTCTGCAGCCGCTTCTCCTACACTACCTACCGGGGGAGCTAG
- the LOC110506595 gene encoding programmed cell death protein 5 isoform X1 — protein MADDELEAIRRQRMAELQSKHGSLSWNQMSPGDSSNDQQGQQEAKQKETEMRNSILAQVLDQSARARLSNLALVKPEKAKAVENYLIQMARMGQLGGKISETGLIDILEKVSQQTEKKTTVKFNRRKVMDSDEDDD, from the exons ATGGCAGACGACGAATTGGAGGCTATCAGGCGGCAACGCATGGCCGAACTGCAGTCAAAACACGGG AGTCTGTCTTGGAACCAAATGAGTCCAGGG gACTCTTCAAATGACCAGCAAGGGCAGCAGGAGGCCAAACAGAA GGAAACAGAGATGAGGAACTCCATACTGGCTCAGGTTCTAGACCAGTCTGCCCGCGCCAGAT TGAGTAACTTGGCTCTGGTGAAGCCAGAGAAGGCCAAAGCAGTGGAGAATTACCTCATACAGATGGCTCGCATGGGCCAGCTGGGAGGAAAG ATTTCAGAGACTGGTTTGATCGACATCTTAGAAAAAGTTAGTCAGCAAACAGAAAAAAAGACAACTGTCAAG ttcAACCGACGAAAGGTGATGGACTCCGATGAGGATGATGATTGA
- the uraha gene encoding 5-hydroxyisourate hydrolase isoform X2, giving the protein MTSKSARMSTSRLQHIKDHLLDEYTCAEMAAPYSPLTTHVLNTGMGVPGAHMALSLHRMDPSTSLWNLLTTGTTNDDGRCPGLITRETFTPAVYKMRFETGQYWGSLGETSFYPYVESSP; this is encoded by the exons ATGACTTCGAAATCAGCGCGCATGAGTACCAGCCGATTACAGCACATAAAGGATCATCTTTTGGACGAATACACG TGTGCAGAGATGGCAGCTCCATACAGCCCCCTGACCACTCACGTCCTGAACACCGGGATGGGCGTCCCTGGAGCCCACATGGCCCTCAGCCTGCATCGCATGGATCCCTCCACTTCACTCTGGAACCTTCTCACCACAGG GACTACTAATGATGATGGGCGCTGCCCAGGGCTCATCACCAGAGAAACTTTCACTCCAGCAGTGTACAAGATGCGCTTTGAGACGGGCCAATACTGGGGGAGTCTAGGAGAGACCTCTTTCTATCCATACGTCGAG TCTTCACCATAA
- the LOC110506596 gene encoding diphosphomevalonate decarboxylase, whose amino-acid sequence MSEDSGKKLTMVTCSAPVNIAVIKYWGKRDEELILPINSSLSVTLHQDQLKTTTTVACSRSFQEDRIWLNGKEEDITQPRLQSCLREIRRLARKRRSDGEADVDTAGLSHKVHICSVNNFPTAAGLASSAAGYACLVYTLSRVMGVEGELSVVSRQGSGSACRSMYGGFVQWIMGQQGDGKDSLAQQVEPETHWPELRVLVLVVSAERKPVGSTSGMQTSVETSSLLKHRADSVVPARMKEMIEAVHKRDFTAFAELTMKDSNQFHATCLDTYPPIFYLNDVSRRVINLVHRYNRHYRETKVAYTFDAGPNAVIYTLQQNVEEFVQVVKHLFPPETNGGQFLKGLPVAPTTLSEELKQAIGMEPMVKGISYIISTKAGPGPRVVEDPSEHLLGSDGLPKESA is encoded by the exons ATGTCCGAGGACAGCGGCAAAAAGCTCACCATGGTAACATGCAGTGCGCCTGTGAATATCGCTGTCATCAAATACT GGGGGAAGAGGGATGAGGAGTTGATTCTACCTATAAATTCATCTTTGAGTGTCACATTACATCAAGACCAG CTCAAAACAACCACAACAGTGGCGTGCAGCAGGTCGTTCCAGGAGGATCGTATCTGGCTCAACGGCAAAGAGGAGGACATAACCCAGCCCAGACTACAGTCCTGCCTTAGGGAGA TTCGGCGCCTGGCCCGTAAGCGACGTAGTGATGGGGAGGCTGATGTAGACACGGCCGGTTTGTCCCATAAAGTCCACATCTGCTCTGTCAACAACTTCCCAACTGCAGCCGGACTTGCCTCCTCTGCTGCCGGCTATGCCTGTCTGG TGTACACCCTGTCCCGGGTTatgggagtggagggggagttgTCTGTGGTTTCTAGGCAGGGTTCAGGCAGTGCCTGTAGGAGTATGTATGGGGGCTTCGTCCAGTGGATTATGGGCCAGCAAGGAGATGGCAAGGACAGTCTGGCCCAGCAGGTGGAGCCAGAGACTCACTGGCCTGAGCTCAGGGTCCTTGTACTGGTG gTCAGTGCTGAGCGGAAACCAGTTGGCAGCACTTCCGGCATGCAAACTAGTGTAGAGACGAGCAGTCTCctgaag CACCGGGCAGACTCTGTGGTCCCAGCCAGGATGAAGGAGATGATTGAGGCTGTACATAAGAGGGACTTTACTGCGTTCGCTGAGCTGACCATGAAGGATAGCAATCAGTTCCATGCCACCTGCCTGGACACCTACCCACCGATCTTCTACCTCAACGACGTGTCGCGCCGTGTTATCAACCTTGTGCACCGCTATAACCGTCACTACAGGGAAACAAAG GTGGCATACACGTTTGATGCAGGTCCCAATGCAGTGATCTACACTCTTCAGCAGAATGTGGAAGAGTTTGTCCAGGTGGTCAAACACTTATTCCCACCAGAGACCAACGGAGGACA GTTTCTAAAGGGTCTTCCGGTTGCCCCAACAACACTATCTGAGGAGCTGAAGCAGGCCATTGGTATGGAGCCCATGGTGAAGGGAATCAGCTATATAATCAGCACCAAg GCTGGACCTGGACCTCGCGTGGTGGAGGACCCTAGTGAGCATTTGCTTGGATCTGACGGGCTGCCCAAGGAGAGTGCATGA
- the LOC110506595 gene encoding programmed cell death protein 5 isoform X2, with product MADDELEAIRRQRMAELQSKHGDSSNDQQGQQEAKQKETEMRNSILAQVLDQSARARLSNLALVKPEKAKAVENYLIQMARMGQLGGKISETGLIDILEKVSQQTEKKTTVKFNRRKVMDSDEDDD from the exons ATGGCAGACGACGAATTGGAGGCTATCAGGCGGCAACGCATGGCCGAACTGCAGTCAAAACACGGG gACTCTTCAAATGACCAGCAAGGGCAGCAGGAGGCCAAACAGAA GGAAACAGAGATGAGGAACTCCATACTGGCTCAGGTTCTAGACCAGTCTGCCCGCGCCAGAT TGAGTAACTTGGCTCTGGTGAAGCCAGAGAAGGCCAAAGCAGTGGAGAATTACCTCATACAGATGGCTCGCATGGGCCAGCTGGGAGGAAAG ATTTCAGAGACTGGTTTGATCGACATCTTAGAAAAAGTTAGTCAGCAAACAGAAAAAAAGACAACTGTCAAG ttcAACCGACGAAAGGTGATGGACTCCGATGAGGATGATGATTGA